In one window of Acetonema longum DSM 6540 DNA:
- a CDS encoding methyl-accepting chemotaxis protein, producing MHRFMQFSAKIQSRLKQEHIAAAFASITARVALFIIITCSVPLLLVGWYFTDQMIHSLTQAAIQRNNQVADRIASDIDTFILAQKNSVVLTSGKEEMRTTQPVVPGSLHTMIEHVLSQNPGYAVTVMDKNRVPLYHQMDTTAVEARRTLDDSYFRVASEQESGFTEGIYRGQEYLVSFRPIANTDWLVLSCYPKEVALQSAREMVRHSIYVTLLIVAVFVVLGLVAARKALSPLKQLAAGAEYVAEGHLSYRLATDHKDEFGTVAKAFNHMADRLGGIVGSVQESSRLVKNAADQVAASSGELKVGSGQVVLALEGVTRQIEQQTRETQTTEHLLEEMVRISTAMSDSIKQVAAATDESVTVATQGQTVIDQAMGQMRTLQQLVAKTESMMTVLDQSAHAIGQISLTISQFSHQTNLLALNAAIEAARAGNAGRGFAVVAEEVRKLANESSGAVTQISEIVNKIQSETKEALTSMRQSCEYAGQGVAAAADSGQAFSRIAATVSHVQQEAGRIKIQTEKQVELCHTAMQAMMSSNQLAMQTSAHGQEITSISQEQAQIAIEMNHSIEKLRELSSRLDSLVTQFK from the coding sequence ATGCATCGATTTATGCAGTTTTCCGCAAAGATCCAAAGTCGGTTGAAACAAGAACATATTGCTGCTGCTTTTGCATCAATTACGGCTCGTGTCGCGTTATTTATTATCATCACCTGCAGCGTCCCGCTTTTGCTGGTAGGATGGTACTTCACCGACCAGATGATCCATAGCCTGACTCAGGCTGCAATCCAAAGAAATAATCAGGTAGCGGACCGAATTGCCAGTGATATTGACACATTCATATTAGCCCAAAAGAATTCTGTAGTGCTTACCAGCGGGAAAGAAGAAATGCGGACCACGCAGCCGGTTGTTCCGGGTAGTCTGCATACCATGATCGAGCATGTATTATCGCAAAACCCGGGCTATGCGGTGACGGTGATGGATAAGAACCGGGTGCCGCTTTATCACCAGATGGATACGACGGCTGTGGAAGCGCGGCGAACCTTGGATGATTCATATTTTCGCGTGGCTTCCGAACAGGAAAGCGGCTTTACCGAAGGGATATACCGGGGGCAGGAATATCTGGTATCTTTCCGGCCGATTGCAAACACAGACTGGCTGGTGCTATCCTGCTATCCCAAGGAAGTAGCTCTGCAATCGGCCAGGGAAATGGTTCGGCACAGCATTTATGTCACTTTGTTGATCGTTGCGGTATTTGTGGTGCTGGGACTCGTCGCGGCCAGAAAGGCCCTTTCTCCGCTGAAGCAGCTGGCTGCAGGCGCCGAGTATGTTGCGGAAGGCCATCTTTCCTATCGTCTTGCCACTGACCACAAAGACGAGTTTGGCACAGTGGCCAAAGCTTTTAACCATATGGCTGACCGGTTGGGAGGCATTGTCGGTTCCGTACAGGAATCCTCACGGTTGGTCAAGAATGCCGCCGACCAGGTAGCCGCATCCTCCGGCGAACTGAAGGTGGGAAGCGGCCAGGTGGTTTTGGCCCTGGAAGGTGTTACCCGGCAAATTGAACAGCAGACCCGGGAAACACAGACTACGGAACATCTGTTGGAAGAAATGGTCAGGATCAGTACTGCCATGTCAGACAGTATTAAACAAGTAGCCGCTGCTACGGATGAAAGCGTGACAGTAGCCACTCAGGGGCAAACGGTTATTGATCAAGCCATGGGGCAAATGCGGACGCTGCAGCAGTTAGTGGCGAAAACCGAGTCCATGATGACCGTCCTGGATCAAAGCGCCCATGCTATCGGACAAATCAGCCTGACGATTTCCCAATTCTCCCATCAGACCAACCTTTTGGCATTGAATGCCGCTATTGAGGCCGCCCGAGCCGGAAATGCCGGGCGGGGATTTGCTGTGGTGGCTGAGGAAGTTCGAAAATTGGCCAACGAGTCTTCCGGGGCGGTCACTCAAATCAGTGAGATTGTAAATAAAATACAAAGTGAAACGAAAGAAGCATTAACCTCCATGCGGCAAAGCTGCGAGTACGCGGGACAGGGCGTGGCAGCAGCCGCTGATTCCGGCCAGGCGTTTAGCCGCATTGCCGCTACGGTCAGCCATGTGCAGCAGGAAGCCGGCCGGATAAAAATCCAGACGGAAAAACAGGTCGAACTCTGCCACACAGCCATGCAGGCCATGATGTCCAGTAATCAACTGGCGATGCAAACCTCGGCCCATGGGCAGGAAATTACGTCTATTTCACAGGAACAGGCGCAAATTGCCATAGAGATGAATCATTCCATCGAGAAACTAAGGGAGCTCTCCAGCCGCCTTGACAGCCTGGTGACTCAGTTCAAATAA
- the pstA gene encoding phosphate ABC transporter permease PstA: MSPKITDKLVTVLLWLSAFLIIGILLSFLVYLLYKGLPVLTWDFITGRPSDIEAGGGVGPQLFNTFYILVLSFGVAFPVAVGAGIYLSEYAGNSRLTDIVRLSTESLATVPSIVLALFGMIVFINILGFGISIIAGAMTLTLLNLPLLVRVTEESLRAVPQAYREASLALGATKWQTIWRVVLPNALPGIITGITLTAGRAVGETAILIFTAGTTVSRHLPDFDLFASGETLAVHMWYVMAIGLVPDRMEIANGIGALLIIVVLMFNLLFTVPGEMLRRKLTGSR, translated from the coding sequence GTGTCGCCTAAGATAACGGATAAACTGGTTACAGTCCTCCTGTGGCTGTCAGCGTTTTTAATTATCGGCATTCTTCTGTCTTTTTTGGTATACCTCTTGTACAAAGGCTTGCCGGTATTGACCTGGGATTTTATCACCGGACGCCCTAGCGACATTGAAGCCGGAGGAGGAGTAGGGCCCCAGCTTTTCAACACTTTTTATATTCTGGTTCTCTCCTTTGGGGTGGCATTTCCGGTGGCAGTAGGCGCAGGGATCTATCTGTCGGAGTACGCCGGCAACAGCCGGCTGACCGATATTGTCCGCCTCAGCACTGAAAGCCTGGCTACTGTGCCATCCATCGTTTTGGCTTTATTTGGCATGATCGTTTTTATCAATATTTTAGGTTTTGGCATCAGTATTATTGCCGGGGCGATGACACTCACCCTGTTAAATCTGCCTTTGCTGGTCAGGGTCACGGAAGAGTCCCTCCGGGCAGTGCCCCAGGCATACCGTGAGGCCAGCCTGGCCCTTGGCGCCACCAAATGGCAGACGATCTGGCGGGTTGTTTTACCCAATGCCCTCCCGGGGATTATTACCGGCATTACGCTGACAGCAGGCCGGGCCGTAGGCGAAACCGCGATCTTGATTTTCACCGCCGGCACTACGGTATCCCGGCATCTGCCGGATTTCGACCTGTTTGCTTCCGGCGAAACCCTGGCGGTGCATATGTGGTATGTCATGGCAATTGGCCTGGTGCCGGACCGTATGGAGATTGCCAACGGCATCGGCGCGCTGCTGATCATCGTGGTGCTGATGTTCAATCTTTTGTTTACCGTGCCGGGCGAAATGTTGCGCCGAAAATTGACCGGTTCAAGATAG
- the pstC gene encoding phosphate ABC transporter permease subunit PstC, with protein sequence MRLIYDRYIRYLFIGSAFLMAIIILSIIIFIGQQGLQTFRAVSPAEFFLAAKWDPMEGRYGALSFILGSVCTTVMAVALGAPLGLAGAIFLAKISPSWLRALMRPATDLYVAIPSVVYGYIGLTAIVPFIREQFPVPSGFGLLAASSILAIMILPTVINISEDALRAVPASLEEASLALGATRWQTIWRVLLPTALPGIMTSIILAMARAIGETMAVQMVIGNTPLLPLSLFTPTATLTSEIVVEMGNTPFGSVWGDALFLMALVLLVISLLMIVGIRRIAKRRYA encoded by the coding sequence ATGCGTCTGATTTATGACCGCTATATCCGGTATCTATTCATTGGCAGCGCCTTTTTGATGGCTATTATTATTTTATCCATTATCATTTTTATCGGGCAGCAGGGCTTGCAAACATTCCGGGCAGTGAGTCCGGCGGAGTTTTTTCTTGCAGCCAAATGGGACCCGATGGAAGGCCGCTATGGAGCTTTGAGCTTTATTCTTGGTTCAGTGTGTACGACAGTCATGGCTGTTGCCTTGGGCGCACCTTTGGGACTGGCAGGGGCCATCTTCCTGGCGAAAATATCCCCTTCCTGGCTAAGGGCCCTGATGCGGCCGGCTACGGATTTATATGTGGCAATACCTTCAGTTGTTTATGGCTATATTGGCTTAACGGCGATTGTACCTTTTATCCGGGAACAGTTTCCGGTCCCTTCCGGCTTTGGTTTGCTGGCAGCCTCCTCTATTTTAGCAATTATGATTTTGCCTACGGTTATTAATATTTCAGAAGACGCCCTGCGGGCTGTGCCCGCTTCTTTGGAAGAAGCCTCTCTGGCGTTGGGCGCCACCCGCTGGCAGACTATTTGGCGAGTGTTGCTGCCAACAGCTCTGCCTGGCATTATGACCTCGATTATCCTGGCTATGGCCCGAGCTATCGGGGAAACCATGGCAGTGCAAATGGTCATCGGCAACACTCCGCTTTTGCCCCTTTCACTGTTTACTCCTACCGCCACCCTGACCAGTGAAATTGTGGTGGAGATGGGCAATACTCCCTTTGGTTCGGTCTGGGGGGATGCGCTGTTTTTGATGGCTTTGGTGTTATTGGTGATTTCTCTCCTGATGATCGTCGGCATCCGCCGCATTGCCAAGAGGAGGTATGCGTAG
- a CDS encoding phosphate ABC transporter substrate-binding protein has product MKKNTGRKYRRGIHLFNFKRIAALVAMVAVSASLLAGCGGAKNEGQNSGEIKGTVTASGSTALLPLLKAAQEEFQKANANVTVNIAGGGSFTGQNQVASGAVNIGNSDVALDAQLKDKGLVEHKLVVIPFVFITHPDVSVNSLTTEQAASILSGKITNWKEVGGQDQKITIMSRSKSSGSRATIAEVVLKNAAFTDNVVIQDSNGALRTAVASTPGAIGYVDAAYVDKTVKELTYNGVKYSVDNVVSGKYGIYTYGRMFTKGAPTGAVKAFIDYATSKDFQEKYAEKNGFVPSTKMPK; this is encoded by the coding sequence ATGAAAAAAAATACTGGAAGAAAGTACAGGAGGGGAATTCACTTGTTCAATTTCAAGAGAATAGCAGCTTTGGTAGCCATGGTTGCCGTTTCCGCCAGTTTGCTGGCCGGTTGTGGCGGGGCTAAGAATGAGGGTCAAAACTCAGGAGAAATCAAGGGTACTGTAACAGCTTCCGGCTCTACCGCATTATTGCCTTTATTAAAAGCAGCTCAGGAAGAGTTCCAAAAAGCCAATGCCAATGTAACTGTTAATATCGCCGGCGGCGGTTCCTTCACCGGGCAGAACCAGGTAGCCTCAGGCGCTGTGAATATCGGCAACTCCGACGTAGCCCTGGATGCACAATTGAAGGATAAAGGCCTGGTAGAACATAAATTGGTAGTTATCCCCTTTGTGTTTATTACTCACCCGGACGTATCCGTCAATTCTCTTACCACTGAACAGGCTGCAAGCATTTTAAGCGGCAAAATCACGAACTGGAAAGAAGTCGGCGGGCAGGATCAAAAAATCACGATTATGAGCCGTTCTAAGTCTTCCGGTTCCCGCGCCACTATTGCGGAAGTGGTATTGAAAAACGCTGCGTTTACCGACAATGTTGTCATTCAGGACTCCAACGGCGCCCTGCGGACGGCAGTGGCCAGCACTCCCGGCGCGATCGGCTATGTGGATGCCGCCTATGTAGACAAAACCGTAAAAGAATTGACCTATAACGGCGTGAAATATTCTGTAGACAATGTAGTCAGCGGCAAATACGGCATCTACACTTATGGCCGCATGTTTACCAAAGGCGCCCCGACCGGTGCAGTAAAAGCCTTCATTGATTATGCTACCAGCAAAGACTTCCAGGAAAAATACGCCGAAAAGAATGGCTTTGTTCCCAGCACCAAGATGCCCAAGTAA
- a CDS encoding zinc dependent phospholipase C family protein → MNLQTLTTISAVGGVRLLLTTASPLQGIIDRPSITHEFCNRQAVKILRQDGLEHYADLMSQYMNELNAGVLWADEGWRNISHYFHPTTRKGLWQFPTAWEEFGQYMARAGKLMRRRSVREAMFFLGAAAHLVQDMCVPHHTQLKMLTGHKQYETWAKEHHADYGVNTHGIYREGKSVRSMILHNALISADLLQWVQSGVNEASYHKATAILLPLAQRTTAGLFLQFCSSMGHNLRSGSLETFTVA, encoded by the coding sequence ATGAACTTGCAAACCTTAACCACCATTTCGGCAGTAGGCGGTGTCAGACTTTTGCTGACCACCGCTAGTCCGTTGCAAGGAATCATCGACCGTCCAAGCATTACTCATGAATTTTGCAACCGTCAGGCGGTTAAAATCCTGCGGCAGGATGGTCTGGAACATTACGCCGATTTGATGAGCCAATACATGAATGAGCTGAATGCCGGCGTTCTATGGGCGGATGAAGGCTGGAGAAATATTTCCCACTATTTTCATCCTACCACCCGCAAAGGGCTGTGGCAGTTTCCCACTGCCTGGGAAGAATTCGGCCAATATATGGCGCGGGCCGGTAAACTCATGCGCCGGCGGAGCGTCCGGGAGGCCATGTTTTTCCTGGGGGCTGCTGCCCATCTGGTGCAGGATATGTGTGTACCCCATCATACTCAGTTGAAAATGCTGACCGGGCATAAACAATATGAAACCTGGGCTAAGGAACATCACGCCGACTATGGGGTGAATACCCATGGTATTTACCGGGAGGGAAAATCGGTCCGGTCCATGATACTTCATAATGCGCTTATTAGCGCCGATCTGTTGCAGTGGGTCCAATCGGGAGTCAATGAGGCATCATATCATAAAGCGACTGCCATTCTTCTGCCGTTGGCCCAGCGAACTACTGCCGGTTTGTTCCTGCAGTTCTGCAGCAGCATGGGTCATAACCTGCGTTCCGGCTCTCTTGAGACATTTACCGTAGCTTAA
- a CDS encoding ATP-binding protein, producing MRMWGLRSRLILSFVLLIILPLTVLGTYLLWYTHQSSVDHLTRHLEAQARIIEYILRPSVHGQEWQTAANARIKKVGEKTDLRITVIAADGAVLADSQADWSRMENHLHRPEIAAALAGSSGSVIRYSTTLRENMLYVTVPLVRDSRVAAVIRVSTTLAPLENDLAKVRSVLLVVSLVICFLAILISVRLSGKYTEPLEQITRVAQKIGEGRLDQRVHIRTGDEVELLAHALNTLASNLDDKVNEIIEEKRKLELILEHMDNAVLVFDKYGRITMANHMAMASFHIEETMLGKHNIQVIGISLLDRAIQETVAAGVSRSMDLKTDVEGQKRVFQVSIVPIASIPANENKSDISGTLAVFHDITTLQEIHERQAEFVANASHELATPLTAIKGFAETLLDGALEDKVLTRKFVSIIHDEAERMHRLVQDLLQLAKLDSREYRQQLHLEPVNLRPMFENVIQELSSRWQGKNLTVTLDPSPEDVFALANPDWVKQVAINLLDNAIKYTPIDGSVWIRYRSDGNQAVIAVRDSGNGIPAKDLPLIFDRFYRVDRARSRAAGGTGLGLAIVKFIVETLGGKIEVQSSAKNGTIFIFTLPLA from the coding sequence ATGCGCATGTGGGGGCTTCGTTCCCGTTTAATCCTCTCGTTTGTATTATTGATTATCCTGCCGTTAACCGTGTTAGGCACCTATCTGCTCTGGTACACCCATCAGTCCAGCGTGGACCACCTGACCCGGCATCTGGAGGCTCAGGCCCGGATCATTGAATATATCCTGCGCCCTTCTGTCCACGGCCAGGAATGGCAGACCGCTGCTAATGCCAGGATCAAAAAAGTCGGCGAAAAGACCGACCTGAGAATCACAGTCATCGCCGCAGATGGCGCAGTGTTGGCCGACTCTCAGGCAGATTGGTCCCGCATGGAAAATCATCTGCACCGTCCGGAAATTGCCGCTGCTTTGGCCGGAAGTTCCGGCAGCGTCATCCGCTACAGCACCACCCTGAGAGAAAATATGCTGTATGTGACCGTCCCGCTGGTGCGAGACAGTCGCGTTGCCGCTGTCATCCGCGTCTCCACCACTCTGGCGCCGTTAGAGAACGATTTGGCCAAGGTTCGTTCGGTATTACTGGTTGTCTCTCTCGTCATTTGCTTCTTGGCCATATTGATCAGCGTTCGTCTGTCCGGCAAATATACCGAACCACTGGAACAAATCACACGAGTAGCGCAAAAAATCGGCGAAGGCCGGCTGGATCAGAGGGTTCATATCCGCACCGGCGACGAGGTGGAGTTATTAGCCCATGCCCTCAATACACTGGCTTCCAATCTGGATGATAAAGTCAATGAAATCATCGAGGAAAAACGCAAACTGGAACTGATTCTGGAACACATGGACAATGCTGTTCTCGTCTTTGACAAATATGGCCGGATCACCATGGCCAACCACATGGCCATGGCCAGCTTTCATATCGAGGAAACCATGCTGGGCAAGCACAATATCCAGGTAATCGGCATCAGCCTCCTGGACCGGGCCATTCAGGAAACCGTAGCAGCCGGCGTCAGCCGCTCAATGGATTTAAAAACCGATGTAGAAGGGCAAAAACGGGTGTTTCAGGTTTCGATTGTCCCCATCGCCTCGATTCCTGCCAATGAGAATAAAAGCGATATTTCCGGCACACTGGCCGTATTTCATGATATCACCACCCTGCAGGAAATCCACGAACGTCAGGCGGAATTTGTAGCTAACGCTTCCCATGAACTGGCCACGCCCCTTACAGCCATCAAAGGCTTCGCCGAAACCCTGCTGGACGGCGCATTGGAAGACAAAGTACTGACCCGGAAATTCGTCAGCATCATTCATGACGAAGCCGAACGGATGCACCGCCTGGTCCAGGACTTGCTGCAACTGGCCAAGCTGGATTCCCGCGAATACCGGCAGCAGCTTCACCTGGAACCGGTCAATCTGCGGCCTATGTTTGAAAACGTAATCCAGGAGTTGTCGTCCCGCTGGCAGGGGAAAAATTTGACCGTTACCCTGGACCCAAGTCCGGAGGATGTTTTCGCCCTGGCCAACCCGGATTGGGTAAAGCAGGTGGCGATTAATCTCCTGGATAATGCTATCAAGTATACTCCGATAGACGGTTCGGTATGGATCCGATATCGCTCTGACGGGAATCAGGCTGTCATTGCTGTCAGGGATTCCGGCAACGGCATCCCGGCCAAAGATCTGCCCTTAATCTTCGACCGGTTTTACCGGGTAGACCGGGCCAGATCCCGGGCAGCCGGCGGCACCGGCTTAGGCCTGGCCATCGTGAAATTCATCGTGGAAACCCTGGGCGGCAAAATCGAAGTCCAAAGCAGCGCTAAAAACGGAACAATCTTTATCTTTACTTTGCCCCTTGCGTAA
- the pstB gene encoding phosphate ABC transporter ATP-binding protein PstB, which produces METEMKIQVNKLKLYYGETLALKKISIDIPKNNVLALIGPSGCGKSTFLRTLNRMNDLIEGVKIEGEIILDGENIYHPNTDVVMLRKRVGMVFQRPNPFPMSIYDNVAYGPRIHGLKSKARLDEIVEKSLKAAALWDEVKDRLKASATGISGGQQQRLCIARLLAVEPEVLLMDEPCSALDPISTMKIEELVTELKERYTIVMVTHNMQQAARASDYTAFFLNGDLVERDQTDAIFTRPHDKRTEDYITGRFG; this is translated from the coding sequence ATGGAAACGGAAATGAAAATTCAGGTAAATAAGCTGAAACTTTACTATGGAGAGACTCTGGCCCTAAAGAAGATCTCTATTGATATCCCCAAAAACAATGTTTTAGCCTTGATTGGCCCTTCCGGCTGCGGCAAATCTACTTTTCTCAGGACCCTGAACCGTATGAATGACCTGATCGAAGGAGTAAAGATCGAAGGTGAAATCATTCTGGACGGGGAGAACATTTATCATCCCAATACGGATGTAGTCATGCTGCGCAAGCGGGTTGGCATGGTGTTTCAACGTCCCAATCCCTTCCCTATGTCCATCTACGATAATGTGGCCTATGGGCCTCGCATCCATGGATTAAAGTCTAAGGCCCGGCTGGATGAGATCGTGGAAAAAAGCCTGAAAGCAGCCGCCCTCTGGGATGAGGTGAAAGATCGGCTGAAAGCTTCCGCCACTGGCATTTCCGGCGGGCAGCAACAGCGCCTGTGCATTGCCCGGCTGTTGGCGGTAGAGCCGGAAGTGCTTTTAATGGATGAACCCTGTTCGGCTTTGGACCCGATTTCCACCATGAAGATCGAGGAATTGGTGACTGAACTAAAAGAAAGATATACGATCGTCATGGTAACCCATAACATGCAGCAGGCTGCCAGGGCATCTGACTATACGGCGTTTTTCCTGAACGGGGATCTGGTGGAGCGGGACCAGACCGACGCGATATTTACCAGACCTCATGATAAACGAACCGAGGACTATATCACGGGAAGATTCGGGTAG
- a CDS encoding HU family DNA-binding protein — protein MNKTELVASVAERAGITKKDAEKAINAVFDSVESALAKNDKVQLIGFGTFEVRERAERKGRNPQTGKEITIAASKTPVFKAGKGLKDAINK, from the coding sequence GTGAATAAAACGGAATTGGTGGCAAGTGTTGCCGAGAGAGCAGGCATAACCAAGAAAGATGCTGAAAAGGCAATTAATGCAGTATTTGACAGTGTCGAAAGCGCTCTGGCTAAAAATGACAAAGTACAACTCATTGGTTTCGGTACCTTCGAAGTAAGAGAGCGTGCTGAAAGAAAAGGTCGCAACCCGCAAACCGGCAAGGAGATTACCATTGCCGCCTCAAAGACTCCAGTGTTTAAAGCTGGTAAAGGACTAAAAGACGCTATCAACAAATAG
- the mazG gene encoding nucleoside triphosphate pyrophosphohydrolase, producing the protein MSSIHIVGLGPGPFHLITLATLTVLESGAAVLLRTARHPAVTGLAARHISYTSYDEYYEHYPDFDAVYQAIVQDVISRAQAGQNVVYAVPGSPLVAEKTVDLIRRQAREQGISLTVHPGMSFLELAYTKLDLDPNNGLMICDAANIAGLSPVWDGGILIAQVYSRQVASDLKLSLMESYPDDFELVLLVNLGLDSEVVRRVPLYELDRQPELHHLTSVYVPPYAWRSQSFQLAPLVDTMARLRSPGGCVWDIEQTHESLRRYMVEEVYEVLEAIELADKKTLCEELGDLLLQVVFHARIAEESGEFTMQDVIDGIVTKLVRRHPHVFGDISVKTAAEVVVNWDKIKQQEKGAERKYVLDGVPVGLPALMRAFKLQSKAAKVGFDWDSTGPVWDKLAEESDELKAAITGGNRQDMESEAGDLLFAVVNLARHIGVEPEVALTAANNKFLRRFRYIEQQLQKEGVDWKDSTLEKLDQLWNDAKLKETRK; encoded by the coding sequence ATGAGCAGCATTCATATTGTGGGCCTGGGACCCGGTCCCTTTCATTTGATTACCTTGGCTACTCTGACAGTATTGGAATCCGGAGCGGCAGTCCTTCTGCGTACAGCGCGCCACCCGGCGGTTACAGGCCTGGCGGCCAGACATATTTCCTATACGAGTTATGATGAGTATTACGAGCACTATCCGGACTTTGACGCAGTGTATCAGGCGATTGTCCAGGATGTGATCAGCCGGGCTCAGGCCGGGCAGAATGTAGTCTATGCCGTACCGGGCAGTCCCCTGGTGGCGGAAAAAACTGTGGATCTGATCCGCCGTCAGGCCCGGGAGCAAGGCATCAGCCTAACCGTGCATCCGGGCATGAGCTTTTTGGAATTGGCCTATACCAAACTGGACCTGGACCCCAATAACGGTCTGATGATCTGTGATGCCGCCAACATAGCCGGGCTTTCGCCAGTCTGGGACGGTGGCATTCTGATCGCTCAGGTCTATAGTCGTCAGGTGGCTTCAGACCTGAAGCTGTCCCTGATGGAATCTTATCCTGATGATTTTGAGCTGGTGTTATTGGTTAATCTGGGCCTGGATTCGGAAGTGGTGCGCCGGGTGCCCCTTTATGAGCTGGACCGGCAGCCGGAACTGCATCATCTGACCAGTGTCTATGTGCCGCCCTATGCCTGGCGCAGTCAATCGTTTCAGCTTGCTCCCTTGGTGGATACCATGGCCCGGCTGCGTTCCCCCGGCGGTTGCGTCTGGGATATCGAGCAGACCCATGAGAGCCTGCGTCGCTATATGGTGGAAGAAGTCTACGAAGTCCTGGAGGCCATTGAACTGGCTGATAAGAAAACACTATGTGAAGAACTGGGCGATCTCTTGCTGCAGGTGGTGTTCCATGCCCGGATAGCCGAAGAAAGCGGCGAATTCACCATGCAGGACGTGATCGACGGCATTGTGACCAAGCTGGTGCGCAGGCATCCTCATGTATTCGGCGATATTTCGGTAAAAACCGCCGCTGAGGTTGTCGTGAACTGGGACAAGATCAAACAGCAGGAAAAAGGCGCGGAACGAAAATATGTCCTGGACGGCGTTCCCGTTGGTCTGCCGGCCCTGATGCGAGCGTTTAAGCTCCAGTCTAAAGCGGCCAAAGTAGGGTTTGACTGGGATTCCACCGGGCCGGTCTGGGACAAGCTGGCCGAGGAAAGCGACGAACTCAAGGCAGCTATTACCGGCGGCAATCGTCAGGATATGGAATCCGAGGCCGGTGATCTGTTATTCGCCGTGGTTAATCTGGCCCGGCATATCGGCGTAGAGCCGGAAGTGGCTCTTACAGCTGCCAATAATAAATTCTTGCGGCGGTTTCGCTATATCGAACAACAGTTGCAAAAAGAGGGCGTAGACTGGAAAGATTCGACATTGGAGAAGCTCGATCAGCTCTGGAACGACGCAAAGTTGAAAGAAACGAGAAAATAA